A DNA window from Abditibacteriota bacterium contains the following coding sequences:
- a CDS encoding RuvX/YqgF family protein, which translates to MIVIAVDPGKSKVGIAVVNSVGGTITRKVCSRSSFCEDVEHYKTNYPTAHVVCGDGTRSEDIVKELKEYGIKDIHLVDETNTTWEARKGYWARHRKPWYLFFLPSSMLKPRRNIDDFAAWVIAHRYIDANRDLHYKD; encoded by the coding sequence ATGATAGTCATAGCAGTAGATCCGGGCAAGAGCAAGGTCGGCATAGCGGTAGTCAATTCCGTAGGCGGGACCATCACCCGCAAGGTGTGCTCCAGATCTTCTTTTTGTGAAGACGTAGAACACTACAAGACCAATTATCCTACCGCTCACGTGGTTTGCGGAGACGGGACCCGTTCGGAGGATATCGTCAAGGAGCTGAAGGAATACGGCATCAAGGACATACACCTGGTGGACGAGACCAACACCACCTGGGAGGCGCGGAAGGGCTACTGGGCCAGACACCGCAAGCCCTGGTACCTGTTTTTCCTGCCGTCTTCCATGCTGAAGCCCCGCAGGAACATAGACGACTTTGCGGCCTGGGTGATAGCCCACAGGTATATAGACGCCAACAGGGATCTGCACTACAAGGATTAG
- a CDS encoding glycoside hydrolase family 127 protein, with translation MNKVMNICPAGAQKWQGVLDGACRLIADKELKRRGLWAKFVNEYRVRKDGATRAWAGEYWGKMLRGACITYGYTRDEELLGVLTDTVEDMLTTQDELGRFSTYTVDTEFAGWDMWCRKYVLLAMEYYLDICCPEPGLRERIVAACKRHADYILGKIGPGGLDIRKTSADWGAMNSNSILEPMVRLHVLTGEQRYLDFARYIIDCGGCDWCNIFELALENRVYPCQYGVDKAYEMISCFEGICEYYKVTGEDKYLRMAENFFDSMEKSDVTIIGCCGAEGELLNNAACLQSDPSLTDIMQENCVSVTWLKFAERLLEITGKARYADAMERAAYNAVLSAVNLPEKEHPFDSYAALLFSWRGRARGGEKPLADGGSYGCCECIGSAATGLMPLCAVMTDGEGCRVCFYETGRAELPFGALDVSTGYPTEGSVRIRVESDSSFALSLRIPGWCGSASLRLNGEALETEPGWTVIRRKWSRGDLVELEMDMTTRIIRALPGRTEACEEHFALQRGPLALARDARAGGDMVRIYRPAQKDGAVFVRPCINGAFPALLTLEIAEEGGGSFTVSDYASCGKTLDEESLMTCWFPTANWWTPDKLRFYISAGDLYLSPDPEGRLLLSPAKALFEAEPDIAGYHLLRTGDKYLDDYLHAGGAKGRLRLISDREGRWYIVSRNRFASPDGQGGAVLAGEPFRWTLEYAE, from the coding sequence ATGAACAAGGTCATGAACATCTGCCCTGCGGGGGCTCAGAAATGGCAGGGCGTTCTGGACGGCGCCTGCCGTCTGATAGCGGACAAGGAATTGAAGCGAAGAGGCCTGTGGGCCAAGTTCGTCAACGAATACAGAGTCCGTAAGGACGGGGCGACCCGGGCCTGGGCCGGGGAATACTGGGGCAAGATGCTCCGGGGAGCCTGCATCACCTACGGATACACCCGGGACGAAGAACTCCTTGGGGTCCTGACGGACACGGTGGAGGATATGCTCACCACTCAGGACGAGCTGGGGCGGTTTTCCACCTATACGGTGGACACTGAGTTTGCGGGCTGGGATATGTGGTGCCGCAAATACGTGCTGCTGGCCATGGAGTATTATTTGGATATCTGCTGTCCTGAGCCGGGGTTGAGGGAGAGGATAGTGGCCGCCTGCAAGAGGCACGCCGACTACATCCTCGGCAAGATAGGCCCCGGGGGACTGGATATACGCAAGACCTCTGCCGACTGGGGCGCCATGAACTCCAATTCCATACTGGAGCCTATGGTGAGGCTGCACGTCCTGACCGGCGAGCAGCGGTATCTGGACTTTGCCCGATACATCATAGACTGCGGCGGCTGCGACTGGTGCAATATATTTGAGCTGGCTCTGGAAAACCGGGTGTATCCCTGTCAGTACGGGGTGGACAAGGCCTACGAGATGATCTCCTGCTTCGAGGGTATCTGCGAGTATTACAAGGTGACGGGCGAGGACAAATATCTCCGGATGGCGGAGAACTTCTTTGACTCCATGGAAAAGAGCGACGTCACCATCATAGGCTGCTGCGGCGCCGAAGGGGAGCTGCTGAACAATGCCGCCTGTCTGCAGAGCGACCCCTCGCTGACCGATATCATGCAGGAAAACTGCGTGTCGGTCACCTGGCTGAAATTTGCCGAAAGGCTGCTGGAGATCACCGGCAAGGCCCGCTACGCCGACGCTATGGAAAGGGCCGCCTACAACGCCGTCCTGTCTGCCGTGAACCTGCCGGAAAAAGAGCATCCCTTTGACAGCTACGCAGCCCTGCTGTTTTCCTGGCGGGGCCGGGCCCGGGGCGGCGAAAAGCCTCTCGCGGACGGAGGCAGCTACGGCTGCTGCGAATGCATAGGCTCCGCTGCCACCGGGCTCATGCCTCTTTGCGCCGTGATGACCGACGGCGAGGGCTGCCGCGTGTGTTTTTACGAGACCGGCCGGGCCGAGCTGCCTTTCGGCGCTCTGGACGTCAGCACAGGCTATCCGACGGAAGGCAGCGTGAGGATCAGGGTGGAGAGCGACAGCAGCTTTGCCCTCAGTCTGCGCATACCCGGCTGGTGCGGCAGCGCAAGTCTGCGGCTGAACGGCGAGGCCCTGGAGACAGAGCCGGGCTGGACGGTCATCCGCCGCAAATGGTCCCGGGGGGATCTGGTGGAGCTGGAGATGGATATGACCACCCGCATCATCCGGGCCCTGCCCGGACGGACCGAGGCCTGCGAGGAGCACTTTGCCCTGCAGAGAGGGCCTCTGGCGCTGGCCCGGGACGCCCGCGCGGGAGGGGATATGGTCCGGATCTACAGACCTGCGCAAAAGGATGGGGCCGTCTTTGTCAGGCCCTGCATCAACGGAGCCTTTCCCGCTCTCTTGACGTTGGAAATAGCCGAGGAGGGCGGCGGCAGCTTCACGGTGTCAGACTACGCTTCCTGCGGCAAGACTCTGGACGAGGAGTCCCTGATGACCTGCTGGTTCCCCACCGCAAACTGGTGGACTCCGGACAAACTCCGGTTTTATATCTCAGCCGGAGACCTGTATCTGAGCCCGGACCCGGAGGGCAGGCTCCTGCTGTCGCCGGCAAAGGCGCTGTTTGAGGCAGAGCCGGATATCGCAGGATATCACCTCCTGCGGACCGGGGACAAATACCTGGACGACTATTTGCATGCCGGGGGAGCAAAGGGCAGGCTGCGCCTCATCAGCGACCGGGAGGGCAGGTGGTATATAGTGAGCCGCAACAGGTTTGCCTCGCCGGACGGGCAGGGCGGGGCGGTCCTCGCCGGAGAGCCCTTCCGATGGACTCTCGAATACGCAGAATAA
- a CDS encoding LptF/LptG family permease codes for MKISDRMLFRELLGPFLFGIAAFSMLFFAGDFLQDISQLISEGLPLATAGLMILYYMPTVIFYTLPMATLLAVIYSIGRFSGESEMISCFAAGIGYRRLLVPVIAFVLMAAGVSYYLNDFVAPASYMRLQALEAEAKDNAAPDTRAVMFFDKNTRSIVRADGGFDISKGVAADITIIRFEGGAPSLVIYAKKAVWQGMTDKSRRFDWELYDGYTQKLGDDFGARVLFGSTRTDTVRIEKDVEELELLQKAEMHNSVSNMSFFELRKLVRLYKAQPESQERDTRKAEVFMWNRLALPMSCIILGLIAAPLAIRSHRSSAGVGIGISLLVIGLYYIVWNYGSQLAYDGTLTPFAGSFGANILGLGAALYFNLRVKM; via the coding sequence ATGAAGATATCCGACAGAATGCTGTTCAGGGAGCTCCTGGGCCCTTTTTTGTTCGGCATAGCCGCCTTCTCCATGCTGTTTTTTGCGGGAGACTTTCTCCAGGACATCAGCCAGCTGATCAGCGAGGGGCTGCCTCTCGCCACGGCGGGGCTGATGATCCTCTACTATATGCCTACGGTGATTTTTTACACCCTGCCGATGGCTACTCTGCTGGCGGTGATATATTCCATAGGCCGCTTCAGCGGGGAGAGCGAGATGATCAGCTGCTTTGCCGCGGGCATAGGCTACAGGCGGCTGCTGGTGCCGGTCATCGCCTTTGTGCTGATGGCTGCGGGCGTCAGCTACTATCTCAATGATTTCGTAGCGCCCGCTTCGTATATGCGGCTGCAGGCTCTGGAGGCGGAAGCCAAAGACAACGCCGCTCCGGACACCAGAGCAGTCATGTTTTTTGACAAGAACACCCGGTCCATAGTGCGGGCCGACGGAGGCTTTGACATATCCAAGGGAGTGGCCGCCGACATCACCATCATCAGGTTTGAAGGCGGAGCGCCCAGCCTGGTGATATACGCCAAAAAGGCTGTCTGGCAGGGCATGACGGACAAGAGCCGCCGCTTTGACTGGGAGCTCTACGACGGCTACACCCAGAAGCTGGGAGACGATTTTGGCGCGAGGGTGCTGTTCGGCTCCACCCGCACGGACACCGTGAGGATCGAAAAGGACGTGGAGGAGCTGGAGCTCCTGCAAAAGGCGGAGATGCACAACAGCGTGTCGAACATGAGCTTTTTTGAGCTGCGGAAGCTGGTCCGCCTCTACAAGGCCCAGCCCGAGTCTCAGGAAAGGGACACCCGTAAAGCCGAGGTGTTCATGTGGAACAGGCTGGCCCTGCCCATGAGCTGCATCATACTGGGACTGATAGCGGCGCCTCTGGCCATCAGGAGCCACCGGAGCAGCGCCGGCGTGGGTATAGGCATCAGCCTCCTGGTAATAGGCCTGTATTACATAGTGTGGAACTACGGCTCCCAGCTGGCCTACGACGGGACCCTGACGCCCTTTGCCGGGTCCTTCGGCGCCAACATATTGGGGCTGGGAGCGGCTCTGTATTTCAATCTGAGAGTGAAGATGTAA
- a CDS encoding DUF3084 domain-containing protein: MYTAVFFAAMILVSGFVAYVGDYIGRSLGKKRLTMFGLRPKHTAIVSTVITGMIISVLALLVLTGINSQFRQVIFHGQSILKKNEKLSRESAELLVANKALLSEQARLEKDTQATSREYEDIKAHYLTARKNYDSAKAAYAVSAGQVRALKRNIEERRRDLEVLKKQNSSSEKTLKEKEAQLARDEEKLKEMEIQLEDDSSKLRELMLQVQEQQRQKDAAKKELDTAKESLALVQENLRQAEHDLDVAKEAMKEYANLRLSTVVIRQEDEIARGVVDGNKSIPEISASLMQLLANANEICYNIKSYYKGEPISAEGEKAAAGFKSAYVRLVFRDEAGDVYEDNIRVMVMSAAEAIKNKGGDTLVTVSSAGNLTSSELSLIPVEFRLHEQKLIYNMDSLISEITFSGHQSEAEVFTDLYDFYSNTVLTESVNKGAVPAQMSPLFAYYCQKAMKRNPALRLFSSYRETSLTEQVAVILGLMDEIKAASSAVTVRLYAARDLYSSDVVSTRNTRVEVDK; this comes from the coding sequence ATGTACACAGCGGTATTTTTTGCGGCGATGATCCTGGTCTCGGGCTTCGTGGCCTACGTAGGGGACTACATAGGCAGGAGCCTGGGCAAGAAGCGCCTCACCATGTTCGGCCTCAGGCCCAAGCACACGGCTATAGTCTCTACCGTCATCACCGGTATGATCATATCCGTGCTGGCTCTGCTGGTGCTGACGGGGATCAACAGCCAGTTCAGACAGGTCATTTTTCACGGCCAGTCCATACTGAAGAAAAACGAAAAGCTGAGCCGCGAATCCGCAGAGCTGCTGGTGGCAAACAAGGCCCTGCTGTCGGAGCAGGCCCGTCTGGAAAAGGACACTCAGGCCACGAGCCGGGAGTATGAGGACATCAAGGCTCACTATCTCACCGCCAGGAAGAATTATGACTCGGCCAAAGCCGCCTACGCCGTGTCCGCGGGACAGGTCAGGGCCCTGAAGCGGAACATAGAGGAGAGACGGCGGGACCTGGAGGTCCTCAAAAAGCAGAATTCGTCTTCGGAGAAGACCCTGAAGGAAAAAGAGGCCCAGCTGGCCCGGGACGAAGAAAAGCTGAAGGAGATGGAGATCCAGCTGGAGGATGACAGCAGCAAGCTCCGGGAGCTGATGCTGCAGGTGCAGGAGCAGCAGCGTCAAAAGGACGCGGCCAAAAAGGAGCTGGACACCGCCAAAGAGAGCCTGGCTCTGGTGCAGGAAAACCTGAGGCAGGCGGAGCACGATCTGGACGTGGCCAAGGAAGCCATGAAGGAATACGCCAATCTGCGGCTCTCCACCGTGGTCATCCGCCAGGAGGATGAGATAGCGCGAGGCGTGGTGGACGGCAACAAAAGCATTCCCGAAATATCCGCCTCTCTGATGCAGCTGCTTGCAAACGCCAATGAAATTTGCTATAATATAAAAAGCTATTATAAGGGTGAGCCTATCAGCGCCGAGGGCGAAAAAGCGGCAGCCGGTTTCAAGTCGGCCTACGTGAGGCTGGTCTTCCGGGACGAGGCCGGGGACGTGTATGAGGACAACATCCGGGTCATGGTGATGAGCGCCGCCGAAGCCATCAAGAACAAGGGCGGCGATACTCTGGTGACCGTGTCCTCCGCGGGCAACCTGACATCCTCCGAGCTGAGCCTGATACCCGTGGAGTTCCGTCTGCATGAGCAAAAGCTCATATACAACATGGACAGCCTGATATCGGAGATCACCTTTTCCGGTCACCAGTCGGAGGCGGAGGTATTCACGGACCTCTATGATTTTTACAGCAACACCGTGCTCACGGAGTCTGTGAACAAGGGAGCCGTGCCTGCCCAGATGTCTCCTCTCTTCGCTTATTATTGCCAGAAGGCCATGAAGCGCAATCCTGCTCTGAGACTGTTTTCCTCCTACCGGGAGACGTCTCTCACGGAGCAGGTGGCGGTGATACTGGGGCTGATGGATGAGATAAAGGCGGCGTCCTCGGCTGTGACCGTGCGGCTGTATGCGGCGAGAGACCTGTACAGCTCGGACGTGGTCAGTACGAGGAATACCAGAGTGGAGGTAGATAAATGA
- a CDS encoding glycoside hydrolase family 127 protein: MNKIHPLLRYPEAGAMHWDGVLGSTSRYIETRELKQRDLWAKFVNEFRVRRDGERNAWAGEFWGKMLRGACITWRYSGDPELYDVITGTVEDMLTTQDEQGRFSTYTPDTEFAGWDMWCRKYVLLAMEYYLDICRDEDLKARIIEALKKHADYIIDKVGPGEGRIPIVFTSNWWGGMNSCSILEPMVKLYALTGEKRYLDYCRYIIDAGGCAYGDIFAQALEDRTLPCDYGSDKAYEMISCFEGILEYYKLTGEERYLRMAENFFRAVRDTDVTVTGCCGTHGEQFNRSATNQTDPAMMGVMQENCVSVTWLKFAGKLLALTGKACYAEVMEQTAYNAFLSAVNLPEEEQPFDTYGALLLSHRGKSRGGWQPLAAGGGYGCCQCIGSAASGLMPLSAVMWNDTGVYVSFYEQGAAATPFGVWRIETGYPVDGEIRITAEAEGSCALRLRIPGWCRSCSLFVNGAAEKAEPGDWAVIDRRWSKGDEVRLVLDMNTYVIHAVPGRLEVCERHTALRRGPLVMARDLRLGEDVMLPARPAEKDGRADVELWQNDCFPSLVSLAVRDENGGVFHVADYSSCGKTLDMRSLMTCWLPEEDYLTPEKEEFAICGQAGYIGFNEDGTCSMKNRGALFRAEKTGAGFYRLVSEGRYLRCAGYVLGWAQEPGGEESEFRLISDRAGKRYIANKLTCRLVRPNFTDGQVLCSFEPYRWTLE, encoded by the coding sequence ATGAATAAGATACATCCCCTTTTGCGCTACCCCGAAGCCGGCGCCATGCACTGGGACGGCGTGCTGGGCAGCACGAGCCGGTATATAGAGACCAGAGAGCTGAAGCAGCGGGACCTGTGGGCCAAATTCGTCAATGAGTTCAGGGTCCGCAGGGACGGCGAGCGCAACGCCTGGGCCGGAGAGTTCTGGGGCAAGATGCTCCGGGGCGCCTGTATCACCTGGCGTTATTCCGGTGACCCGGAGCTCTACGACGTGATCACGGGCACCGTGGAGGATATGCTCACCACTCAGGACGAGCAGGGCCGGTTTTCCACCTACACGCCGGACACGGAGTTTGCGGGCTGGGATATGTGGTGCCGCAAATACGTGCTGCTGGCCATGGAGTATTATCTGGACATATGCCGGGACGAAGACCTGAAGGCCCGTATCATCGAGGCCCTGAAAAAGCATGCGGACTATATCATAGACAAGGTGGGGCCCGGCGAAGGCCGCATACCCATAGTGTTTACCTCCAACTGGTGGGGCGGGATGAACTCCTGCTCCATCCTGGAGCCCATGGTGAAGCTGTATGCGCTGACAGGGGAGAAGCGCTATCTGGATTATTGCCGCTATATCATAGACGCGGGGGGCTGCGCCTACGGCGACATATTTGCCCAGGCTCTGGAGGACAGGACTCTGCCCTGTGACTACGGCTCGGACAAGGCCTATGAGATGATCTCCTGCTTTGAGGGCATACTGGAATACTACAAGCTGACCGGGGAGGAGCGGTATCTCCGTATGGCCGAAAACTTTTTCCGCGCCGTCAGGGACACCGACGTCACCGTGACCGGCTGCTGCGGCACCCACGGAGAGCAGTTCAACCGCTCCGCCACCAACCAGACGGACCCGGCCATGATGGGAGTCATGCAGGAAAACTGCGTGTCCGTCACCTGGCTGAAATTTGCCGGCAAGCTGTTGGCGCTGACGGGCAAGGCCTGCTATGCCGAGGTGATGGAGCAGACAGCCTACAACGCCTTTTTGTCCGCTGTGAACCTGCCGGAGGAGGAGCAGCCCTTTGACACCTACGGCGCCCTGCTGCTGTCTCACAGAGGCAAGAGCAGGGGCGGTTGGCAGCCTCTGGCCGCCGGGGGCGGCTACGGCTGCTGCCAGTGTATCGGCTCCGCTGCTTCCGGCCTTATGCCTCTTTCCGCCGTCATGTGGAACGATACCGGAGTGTACGTGTCCTTTTATGAGCAGGGGGCTGCAGCCACGCCTTTTGGCGTGTGGCGCATAGAGACCGGGTATCCGGTGGACGGCGAGATCAGGATCACGGCGGAAGCGGAGGGCTCCTGCGCCCTCAGGCTCCGCATCCCCGGCTGGTGCCGCTCCTGCTCCCTCTTTGTCAACGGCGCGGCCGAAAAGGCGGAGCCGGGAGACTGGGCCGTCATAGACCGCCGGTGGAGCAAGGGGGACGAAGTGCGGCTGGTCCTGGATATGAACACCTACGTGATACACGCTGTCCCGGGCAGGCTGGAGGTGTGCGAGCGCCACACCGCCCTCAGGCGCGGCCCTCTGGTGATGGCCAGAGACCTGCGGCTGGGCGAGGACGTCATGCTCCCCGCCAGACCGGCGGAAAAGGACGGCAGGGCAGATGTGGAGCTGTGGCAGAACGACTGCTTCCCCTCGCTGGTGTCCCTGGCCGTGCGGGATGAAAACGGCGGCGTGTTTCACGTGGCGGACTACTCTTCCTGCGGCAAGACTCTGGACATGCGCTCCCTGATGACCTGCTGGCTGCCGGAGGAGGACTACCTGACCCCGGAAAAAGAGGAGTTTGCCATCTGCGGTCAGGCCGGCTATATCGGCTTTAACGAGGACGGCACCTGCTCCATGAAGAACAGAGGCGCGCTTTTCAGGGCGGAGAAGACCGGCGCCGGCTTTTACAGGCTGGTGAGCGAAGGGCGTTATCTCCGCTGCGCCGGATACGTCCTGGGCTGGGCCCAGGAACCCGGCGGCGAGGAGTCGGAGTTCCGCCTGATATCCGACAGAGCCGGAAAGAGGTATATAGCCAACAAGCTGACCTGCAGGCTGGTAAGGCCCAACTTTACGGACGGGCAGGTGCTGTGCTCCTTTGAGCCCTACAGGTGGACCCTGGAATGA
- a CDS encoding chloramphenicol acetyltransferase gives MNYRIIDKDTYYRSGVYRHFTEDCKCSVSMTAGVDVTELAEHSRRAGAKFYLDFLYLLSRALNSRDDYKMGYLWQTDELVCYDTIHPIQYVFHEDTETCTPVYSRYSPDYDRFYREALADLEKAKKTREYLLDAAGHPNWFDASCIPWLSYDSLSVELPDGYLYFVPIVNWGRYRSENGRLVMPVTVRLNHAVADGYLVAMVFRLLEREMAAFTAR, from the coding sequence ATGAACTACCGCATCATAGACAAGGACACCTATTACCGCAGCGGCGTCTATCGCCACTTTACGGAGGACTGCAAGTGCTCCGTCAGCATGACGGCCGGGGTGGACGTGACGGAGCTGGCAGAGCATTCCCGCAGGGCGGGGGCGAAGTTTTATCTCGATTTTCTCTATCTCCTGTCCCGGGCCCTGAACAGCCGGGACGACTACAAAATGGGGTATCTGTGGCAAACCGATGAGCTGGTGTGCTATGACACGATCCACCCCATCCAATACGTGTTTCACGAGGACACGGAGACCTGCACTCCCGTCTATTCCCGCTACTCGCCGGACTACGACCGCTTTTACCGGGAGGCGCTGGCAGATCTGGAAAAGGCAAAAAAGACCCGGGAATACCTGCTCGACGCGGCCGGCCACCCCAACTGGTTCGACGCCTCCTGTATCCCCTGGCTCTCCTACGATTCCCTCTCGGTGGAGCTGCCGGACGGCTATCTCTATTTTGTCCCCATAGTCAACTGGGGGAGATACCGCTCCGAAAACGGCAGGCTCGTGATGCCCGTCACGGTCCGCCTGAACCACGCTGTGGCTGACGGCTACCTGGTGGCTATGGTGTTTAGGCTGCTGGAGCGGGAGATGGCGGCTTTTACAGCCAGGTGA
- the rsmA gene encoding ribosomal RNA small subunit methyltransferase A — protein sequence MCSREGQTRPRKSLGQNWLTERHIIDEIVAAVSRFDSDAVLEIGPGTGALTEPLAELGKPLVCVEADEELAGRLADRYTGRPGVAIVTGDFLQWDMSALPGARTVCAGNLPYYITTPIIQKLIGARALLSGCVLMVQKEVADRLLAPPGTRECSSFSLYCRYYAAVSRVRNVSRGCFFPAPRVDSSVIELHFRSEPPVEAADETLLFRIIRAAYSKRRKTLLNNLANSELLWWSREKAARVLAESGIDGSRRGESLTLEEYALLCNTACETEGS from the coding sequence GTGTGTTCCCGCGAAGGGCAGACCAGGCCCCGAAAGTCTCTGGGGCAGAACTGGCTGACCGAAAGGCATATCATCGACGAGATAGTCGCCGCCGTGAGCCGCTTTGACAGCGATGCGGTGCTGGAGATAGGCCCCGGCACCGGCGCCCTGACGGAGCCTCTGGCGGAGCTGGGCAAGCCTTTGGTATGCGTGGAGGCGGATGAAGAGCTGGCCGGACGGCTGGCAGACAGATATACCGGCAGGCCGGGCGTCGCCATCGTGACGGGTGATTTTTTGCAGTGGGATATGTCCGCTCTGCCGGGCGCAAGGACAGTGTGCGCAGGCAATCTGCCATATTATATCACCACTCCCATCATCCAAAAGCTCATAGGAGCGAGAGCCCTGCTCTCGGGCTGCGTGCTCATGGTGCAGAAGGAGGTGGCGGACAGGCTTCTGGCTCCCCCGGGGACCAGAGAGTGCTCTTCCTTCAGCCTGTATTGCCGTTATTATGCGGCAGTGAGCCGGGTGCGCAATGTGTCCCGGGGGTGCTTTTTCCCGGCGCCCAGGGTGGACAGCAGCGTCATAGAGCTGCATTTCCGCTCCGAGCCGCCGGTGGAGGCAGCGGACGAGACCCTGCTCTTTCGGATCATCAGGGCCGCCTATTCCAAGAGGAGAAAGACCCTGCTCAACAATCTCGCCAATTCGGAGCTCTTGTGGTGGAGCAGGGAAAAGGCAGCCCGGGTGCTGGCGGAGAGCGGCATAGACGGCTCAAGAAGAGGAGAGAGTCTGACTCTCGAGGAATACGCGCTGCTGTGCAACACGGCGTGTGAGACAGAGGGGTCCTGA
- a CDS encoding phosphodiester glycosidase family protein — translation MKRYLCVLLAALALCAPSFAEKRFEKDLGDGVKYIQVLREDPNRIINVLKVDLASKNVEMKSVLSQDRIRTDKVYGRETVPMLVDKYGALAGVNACFFDMSWWSDPLGAQIVDGELVSQPSPFMPIAFTDHNTAFFDRPEFRGTLVNQTTGKTLDFSYVDGDIGYDGRENIIGVFNYRMGGSTCTEGDCTEMTLLCKQPAFSLAHPSYGIVTDVSENTCDSPVADDNIVISASGTRAAELKAFAKKGDVIKVVFEFISPSGRDWTKIKTAIDGSPHKILTAGQRLFDSENIKEEGMFYVAHPRTALGISKDCKTLIIMVVDGRQKISTGAPYDLLGDLLLEFGAWDAVNFDGGGSSTMCLEGSIVNSPSDRYTRYISNALLIMGKPTPVKVKGDPVIQGLPDGTLSPGEYQLSLSDKSIPNSQIIWGLRGSVGFVDQGGLFKVINSGKGTVTAHVGGRRFAKEIEVVIEDNE, via the coding sequence ATGAAAAGGTATCTCTGTGTGTTGCTGGCAGCGCTGGCGCTGTGCGCTCCGTCCTTTGCCGAAAAGCGTTTTGAGAAGGACCTGGGCGACGGCGTAAAGTATATCCAGGTGCTGCGGGAAGACCCCAACAGGATCATCAACGTGCTCAAAGTGGATCTGGCCAGCAAAAACGTGGAAATGAAGTCGGTCCTCAGTCAGGACCGCATACGCACGGACAAGGTGTACGGCCGGGAGACCGTGCCCATGCTGGTGGACAAATACGGCGCTCTGGCCGGCGTGAACGCCTGCTTTTTTGACATGAGCTGGTGGTCCGATCCTCTGGGCGCACAGATAGTGGACGGGGAGCTGGTGAGCCAGCCTTCGCCCTTTATGCCCATAGCCTTCACCGACCACAACACGGCGTTTTTTGACAGGCCCGAGTTCAGGGGGACCCTGGTAAACCAGACCACCGGCAAGACTCTGGACTTCAGCTACGTGGACGGCGACATAGGCTACGACGGACGGGAAAACATCATAGGCGTGTTCAACTACCGCATGGGCGGCAGCACCTGCACCGAGGGCGACTGCACCGAGATGACCCTGCTGTGCAAGCAGCCTGCATTTTCGCTGGCCCATCCCTCCTACGGCATAGTCACCGACGTCAGCGAAAACACCTGCGATTCGCCGGTGGCCGACGACAATATAGTCATATCCGCCAGCGGCACCCGGGCCGCCGAGCTGAAGGCCTTTGCCAAAAAGGGCGACGTCATCAAGGTGGTCTTTGAGTTCATCAGCCCCTCCGGCAGAGACTGGACAAAAATAAAGACGGCCATTGACGGCTCTCCCCACAAGATCCTCACCGCAGGCCAAAGGCTCTTTGACTCCGAGAACATCAAGGAAGAGGGCATGTTTTACGTAGCCCATCCCAGGACGGCTCTGGGCATCAGCAAGGACTGCAAGACCCTGATCATCATGGTGGTGGACGGCAGGCAGAAGATATCCACCGGCGCTCCCTACGACCTGCTGGGCGACCTGCTGCTGGAATTCGGCGCCTGGGATGCGGTGAACTTTGACGGAGGAGGCTCCTCCACCATGTGTCTGGAAGGCTCCATAGTCAATTCGCCCTCCGACAGATACACCCGCTATATCTCCAACGCCCTGCTCATCATGGGCAAGCCCACCCCCGTGAAGGTGAAGGGCGACCCGGTCATACAGGGCCTTCCCGACGGGACCCTGTCTCCCGGCGAGTATCAGCTGAGCCTGTCGGACAAGTCCATCCCCAACTCTCAGATCATCTGGGGTCTCAGGGGCTCGGTGGGCTTTGTGGACCAGGGCGGCCTGTTCAAGGTGATCAATTCCGGCAAGGGCACCGTCACCGCCCACGTGGGCGGCCGCCGCTTTGCCAAAGAGATCGAAGTGGTCATAGAGGACAATGAATAA